One window from the genome of Desulforamulus ruminis DSM 2154 encodes:
- the glmM gene encoding phosphoglucosamine mutase, with product MTKLFGTDGVRGVANTELTAEMAFQIGRAGAHVLTRQGHPRKVIIGRDTRISGDMLEAALVAGICSVGVDAYKVGVLPTPAIAYLTRKLGAGAGVVISASHNPVEDNGIKFFGPSGYKLPDELEAQIEKIVLEEGAGLPQPTAGDLGRTYYVEDALDQYVEYAKSTINTDLKGLKVVVDCANGAACQVAPRVLTELGAEVIPIFHRPDGVNINAGCGSTHPENLMKAVVEQRAHLGLAHDGDADRVLAVDAQGKLVDGDRIMVICAKHLKAKGKLRKQTLVVTVMSNLGLYKALEKCDIHLVETKVGDRYVLEKLLETGARFGGEQSGHIIFLEHNTTGDGIITALQLLAVMKETGQSLEELASQMEQYPQILKNVRVKDKTQVMHSPSLTEAIRRFERDLEGQGRILVRPSGTEPLVRIMVEGKDMEQIQAIVDKMAEIVGNI from the coding sequence ATGACAAAACTATTTGGCACCGACGGAGTACGGGGTGTAGCCAATACGGAACTGACCGCCGAAATGGCCTTTCAAATTGGCAGGGCCGGGGCCCACGTCTTAACCAGGCAGGGGCATCCCCGGAAAGTCATCATTGGCCGGGATACCCGGATTTCCGGGGATATGCTGGAAGCGGCCCTGGTGGCCGGCATTTGTTCGGTGGGTGTGGATGCTTACAAAGTGGGAGTGCTGCCTACTCCCGCTATCGCTTATTTAACCCGCAAATTGGGCGCCGGGGCCGGCGTGGTGATTTCCGCCTCCCACAATCCTGTGGAAGACAACGGCATCAAATTCTTCGGACCCAGCGGCTACAAACTGCCCGATGAACTGGAAGCCCAGATTGAAAAAATCGTCCTGGAGGAAGGGGCGGGTTTACCCCAACCCACCGCCGGGGATCTGGGCCGGACCTACTATGTTGAAGACGCCCTGGACCAGTACGTGGAATATGCCAAGAGCACCATAAATACCGATTTGAAAGGCCTTAAAGTGGTGGTGGACTGTGCCAACGGCGCCGCCTGCCAGGTGGCCCCCCGGGTGCTGACGGAGCTGGGAGCGGAAGTAATCCCCATTTTCCACCGGCCCGATGGCGTTAATATTAACGCCGGCTGTGGTTCGACTCATCCGGAAAACCTGATGAAAGCAGTGGTGGAGCAGAGAGCCCACCTGGGCCTGGCTCACGATGGGGATGCGGACCGGGTGCTGGCGGTGGACGCCCAGGGAAAACTGGTGGATGGCGACCGGATCATGGTTATCTGCGCCAAACATCTAAAAGCCAAGGGGAAACTGCGCAAGCAGACCCTGGTGGTGACGGTCATGAGCAACCTGGGGTTATATAAAGCCCTGGAAAAATGCGATATTCACCTGGTGGAAACCAAAGTGGGCGACCGCTATGTGCTGGAGAAACTATTGGAAACCGGAGCCCGCTTTGGCGGGGAACAATCGGGCCACATTATTTTTCTTGAGCACAATACCACCGGAGATGGTATAATAACAGCATTACAACTGCTGGCGGTGATGAAAGAAACCGGCCAGTCCCTGGAAGAGCTGGCTTCCCAGATGGAGCAGTATCCCCAGATTCTGAAGAATGTCCGGGTTAAGGATAAAACCCAAGTGATGCACAGCCCCAGCCTTACGGAAGCCATCCGCCGTTTTGAACGGGATCTGGAGGGCCAGGGACGCATCCTGGTTCGTCCTTCGGGGACCGAACCCCTGGTGCGGATCATGGTGGAAGGAAAGGACATGGAGCAGATCCAGGCTATCGTAGACAAAATGGCTGAAATCGTGGGTAACATCTAG
- the glmS gene encoding glutamine--fructose-6-phosphate transaminase (isomerizing) produces MCGVVGYVGLRPATPVIVEGLKKLEYRGYDSSGVAVLDKDGLKVEKKMGRLSELEKALNGKVLDATIGIGHTRWATHGRPSDVNAHPHTSNDGKIAVVHNGIIENYLQLREWLSSMGHVFKSETDTEVIPHLIEHFYNGDLIEAVQKTVSHLEGSYAIMAISIDQPGRIVAVRQDMPMVVGLGQGENLLASDIPALLKYTRQCYLLNDGDVVELRADQVIIRDVTGKIVQKDIFEVTWDAEEAEKGGYEHFMLKEIHEQPRVIRDTLKGRISHQGDKVILDEINLTPQQIKGIKKIIVTACGTAYHAGLVGKYIIEQLVRIPVEVDIASEFRYRDPIVDKDTLVVVVSQSGETADTLAALREARRRGARVVAITNVIASSVAREADDIIYTWAGPEISVASTKAYTTQLVALYLLALYLAQERNTLAAGNITEILNELKAIYTKAQEVLDNEQPIKEFAEKYHQAEDTFFIGRGLDYAVALEGSLKLKEISYIHAEAYAAGELKHGTLALIVENIPVIALATQKSLFEKMVSNIKEVKARDASVIALAMEGHTEVEKVADQVIYIPKTHQVLAPILTVIPLQLLAYYMSVCRGCDVDKPRNLAKSVTVE; encoded by the coding sequence ATGTGTGGCGTCGTCGGTTACGTGGGTCTGAGACCCGCAACACCTGTTATTGTTGAAGGCTTAAAGAAACTTGAATATAGAGGGTATGATTCTTCCGGAGTGGCGGTTCTGGATAAGGACGGCCTGAAAGTGGAGAAAAAAATGGGGCGCCTGTCCGAACTGGAAAAGGCTCTCAACGGCAAAGTGCTGGATGCCACCATCGGCATCGGCCACACCCGCTGGGCCACCCACGGCCGTCCCAGCGATGTGAACGCCCATCCCCATACCTCCAACGATGGGAAGATCGCGGTTGTTCACAACGGCATCATCGAAAACTACCTGCAGCTCCGGGAATGGCTTTCTTCCATGGGCCATGTTTTTAAATCCGAGACCGATACCGAAGTGATTCCCCACTTGATCGAGCATTTTTACAATGGGGATTTAATTGAGGCGGTGCAGAAAACCGTTTCCCACCTGGAGGGCTCCTATGCCATTATGGCCATCTCCATCGACCAGCCCGGCCGTATTGTGGCGGTGCGTCAGGATATGCCCATGGTGGTGGGCCTGGGACAGGGCGAGAACCTGCTGGCTTCCGACATCCCGGCTCTTCTCAAATACACCCGCCAGTGCTACCTGCTGAACGACGGGGACGTGGTGGAACTGCGGGCCGATCAGGTGATTATCCGGGATGTAACCGGTAAAATCGTGCAGAAGGACATCTTTGAGGTAACCTGGGATGCCGAAGAAGCTGAAAAAGGCGGCTACGAGCACTTTATGCTCAAAGAAATTCACGAGCAGCCCCGGGTGATCAGAGACACCCTGAAAGGCCGCATCTCCCACCAGGGGGATAAAGTCATTCTGGATGAAATCAACCTAACCCCTCAGCAGATTAAAGGCATCAAGAAAATTATCGTTACCGCTTGCGGCACCGCTTACCACGCGGGCCTGGTGGGCAAATATATCATTGAACAGCTTGTACGCATTCCCGTGGAGGTAGACATTGCCTCGGAATTCCGCTACCGGGACCCCATCGTGGATAAGGACACCCTAGTGGTGGTGGTCAGCCAGTCCGGCGAAACCGCCGATACCCTGGCAGCCCTCCGGGAAGCCCGCCGCCGGGGCGCCAGAGTGGTGGCCATTACCAACGTCATCGCCAGTTCCGTGGCCCGGGAAGCGGACGACATCATCTACACCTGGGCCGGCCCGGAAATCTCCGTGGCCTCCACCAAGGCCTACACCACCCAACTGGTGGCCCTGTACCTCCTGGCCCTGTACCTGGCCCAGGAGCGCAACACCCTGGCCGCCGGCAATATTACAGAAATCCTGAATGAGCTGAAAGCCATCTATACCAAGGCCCAGGAAGTGCTGGACAACGAACAGCCCATTAAAGAGTTTGCGGAAAAATACCATCAGGCCGAAGACACCTTCTTCATCGGCCGGGGCCTGGACTACGCCGTAGCCCTGGAAGGCTCCCTGAAACTCAAGGAAATTTCCTACATCCACGCCGAAGCCTACGCTGCCGGTGAACTAAAACACGGCACCCTGGCCCTGATCGTGGAAAACATTCCGGTCATCGCCCTGGCCACCCAAAAAAGCCTCTTTGAAAAGATGGTCAGCAACATCAAAGAAGTCAAAGCCAGGGATGCCTCGGTCATCGCCCTGGCCATGGAAGGCCACACCGAGGTAGAAAAGGTGGCGGACCAGGTTATCTACATCCCCAAAACCCACCAGGTGCTGGCGCCGATCCTTACCGTCATCCCGCTGCAACTGCTGGCCTACTACATGTCCGTATGCCGTGGCTGCGACGTTGATAAGCCGAGGAATTTGGCGAAGAGTGTAACGGTGGAGTAG
- a CDS encoding CdaR family protein codes for MIRLKWSNNSMMLLSVLLALLLWVYVTIVENPVKEQDFRVELDTRGEVAQGVLVDGLPKNVVVRVQGKTAQLSGIRATDFQATVELGALEEGNTSRPVHVTVPSGLQVVQVNPARVNLTVEKIIQKQVPVRVVVKGEPASGYSALEPVVQPAAVLVKGSAKIVNQLKSLEVTANIISATQNLEQVLMVQVPTGVSCSPDRVKVIIPVTRTMPSRSLPVVPRYSGSLPEAYQLVRAIVQPATVQVYAPVEVLNRLESISTEAVRLDGITENTLKEVRLLVPEGVVDMVPGKVEVAIQVRLKQTQPETPPPDEEPENPPVEEQP; via the coding sequence ATGATCCGGCTGAAATGGAGCAACAACTCCATGATGCTGCTTTCCGTCCTGCTGGCCCTTTTGCTCTGGGTCTATGTAACCATCGTAGAGAACCCGGTGAAAGAGCAGGATTTCCGGGTGGAACTGGATACCCGGGGAGAGGTGGCCCAGGGAGTGCTGGTAGACGGATTGCCTAAAAATGTGGTTGTCCGGGTACAGGGAAAGACGGCCCAGCTCAGCGGGATCAGAGCCACGGATTTCCAAGCCACCGTGGAACTGGGCGCCCTGGAGGAAGGGAACACCAGCCGGCCGGTGCATGTTACCGTTCCCAGCGGCTTGCAGGTGGTTCAGGTGAATCCCGCCCGGGTGAACCTGACGGTGGAAAAAATCATTCAAAAACAAGTGCCGGTCCGTGTAGTGGTTAAGGGAGAACCGGCCAGCGGCTATTCGGCCCTTGAACCGGTGGTTCAGCCGGCAGCGGTTTTGGTAAAAGGATCGGCCAAGATTGTAAACCAATTGAAAAGCCTGGAAGTTACGGCCAACATTATCTCGGCCACCCAAAACCTGGAGCAGGTATTGATGGTGCAGGTTCCTACGGGGGTCTCCTGCTCACCGGACCGGGTGAAAGTCATTATCCCGGTGACCCGGACCATGCCTTCCCGGTCACTGCCGGTGGTGCCCCGTTACTCGGGCAGCCTGCCGGAGGCGTACCAGCTGGTCCGCGCCATTGTTCAACCGGCCACGGTCCAGGTCTATGCTCCGGTAGAGGTACTGAACCGGCTGGAAAGTATCAGTACCGAAGCGGTCCGGTTGGATGGCATTACCGAGAACACCCTGAAGGAAGTCCGGTTATTGGTACCCGAGGGCGTTGTGGACATGGTTCCGGGGAAGGTGGAAGTGGCCATTCAGGTTAGGCTCAAGCAAACGCAGCCGGAAACACCGCCCCCTGACGAGGAACCAGAGAATCCCCCGGTTGAAGAACAACCTTAA
- a CDS encoding YcdB/YcdC domain-containing protein: MKKHRMVTGAVLALTFSIWAASPAPAGANEAVVSVPAQASSSAEASSVQIFPATEVKLTESQQKNLDKIYDILPELGKLNVQYITDPEAEGRWSVFLGKGSLTSSGDRPESSARLEFDAGSGELIDFDFHNPQWASEKTPSPEYAKQKAAEFVRQLLGDKADQYKVGENLGYSGSSHSDDKGNQINWTAASVQFNPLIHGVPLLNWGFRVNVDVAGHITGFSQQDSMQDLPETLFPDPKNAISLKEAERKYAREVQMKLSYRQQQPLSYRMMGQLAETRPALVYTPNFQGSIDALAGEPVEDLGYVLGQPERRVLTGEGKELVARTPEEGVKLLAEKFGVDMNNMELLRRPEDRIDSQEKRNIKDYTWRTPYDLQEDRENPRYVTLHTEADTGKVLNFSVQDEAFRGKEGKITLETARQKAIQFVQPYLEAGSVEMELVSWPLGQFIPSWVDQSKIDRDELPVPISHFVFQPLHQGIPVVDRGYSVSVNEVTGKVVSYVQGGLDPAVELPDAQGVVPAEVAKAEYLKTHPLRLVYLWPEWFGQRPPAPYLVYTPEEALGWTYIDALTGKTVVIEEGN; this comes from the coding sequence TTGAAGAAACACAGAATGGTTACCGGAGCTGTACTGGCACTGACATTCAGCATTTGGGCGGCTTCTCCGGCGCCTGCCGGCGCAAACGAAGCGGTTGTTTCGGTCCCAGCCCAGGCTTCCTCAAGCGCGGAGGCAAGCAGCGTACAGATTTTTCCTGCGACTGAGGTAAAATTAACAGAATCCCAGCAAAAAAACCTGGATAAAATTTACGACATTCTTCCGGAACTGGGGAAACTAAACGTCCAATATATCACAGACCCCGAAGCCGAAGGCAGATGGTCGGTATTTCTGGGGAAAGGGAGCTTGACAAGTTCTGGCGACCGTCCCGAGAGTTCTGCCCGGTTAGAATTTGACGCCGGAAGCGGGGAGTTAATTGATTTTGATTTCCATAACCCGCAATGGGCTTCGGAGAAAACTCCGTCTCCGGAATATGCCAAACAAAAGGCCGCCGAATTTGTCCGTCAGCTTTTGGGGGATAAGGCCGACCAGTACAAGGTGGGCGAAAATCTTGGTTATAGCGGAAGTTCCCATAGTGATGACAAGGGAAATCAAATTAATTGGACGGCTGCCAGCGTTCAGTTCAATCCACTGATTCACGGAGTTCCCTTATTAAACTGGGGCTTTAGAGTGAATGTGGACGTCGCCGGCCATATTACCGGGTTTTCACAGCAAGACTCCATGCAGGATTTACCGGAAACTTTGTTCCCGGATCCAAAGAACGCCATCAGCCTGAAAGAAGCGGAAAGAAAATATGCCCGGGAAGTGCAAATGAAGTTGTCCTACCGTCAGCAGCAACCTTTATCCTACCGGATGATGGGCCAACTGGCGGAGACGCGTCCGGCTCTAGTGTACACGCCCAATTTCCAAGGGTCTATTGATGCCCTAGCGGGTGAGCCGGTGGAGGATTTGGGCTATGTATTGGGCCAGCCGGAGCGGCGGGTGCTGACCGGTGAGGGAAAAGAGTTGGTTGCCCGCACCCCGGAAGAAGGGGTCAAATTACTGGCTGAAAAGTTTGGTGTGGATATGAACAACATGGAACTTTTGCGTCGTCCTGAAGATCGCATAGATTCCCAGGAGAAGCGTAATATAAAAGACTATACGTGGAGAACCCCGTATGATTTACAAGAAGATCGGGAAAATCCTCGCTATGTCACCCTTCACACCGAGGCGGACACCGGGAAGGTGCTGAATTTTTCAGTGCAGGATGAGGCTTTCCGGGGGAAAGAAGGAAAGATTACCCTGGAGACTGCCAGGCAGAAAGCAATACAGTTTGTGCAGCCCTATCTGGAAGCGGGTTCCGTGGAAATGGAACTGGTATCCTGGCCATTGGGTCAATTCATCCCCTCCTGGGTGGATCAAAGCAAGATAGACCGGGACGAACTGCCGGTACCCATCAGTCATTTTGTTTTCCAGCCCCTGCATCAAGGAATTCCGGTGGTAGACCGGGGTTATTCCGTATCTGTCAATGAGGTAACCGGTAAGGTGGTTAGCTATGTCCAGGGGGGACTGGACCCGGCTGTTGAGCTGCCGGATGCCCAAGGAGTTGTTCCGGCGGAGGTGGCCAAAGCCGAGTATTTAAAAACCCATCCTCTGCGTTTGGTTTATTTATGGCCGGAATGGTTTGGACAGAGGCCCCCGGCTCCCTATCTGGTTTATACACCGGAAGAAGCGCTGGGATGGACCTATATTGATGCTTTGACCGGTAAAACCGTGGTTATAGAAGAAGGCAACTAA
- the cdaA gene encoding diadenylate cyclase CdaA, whose product MLEQLKALNLDILNIYSVIDILLVTFVLYRFMRIIQGTRAVQLIKGLVVLLVATTVSNWLHLYTINWLLRQVMSALVVALPIVFYPELRRALETLGRGKFFASTMSTLKEEDRSRMINEVVRSVQVLTKNKMGALIIIERITGLEEHIGSGVRIDGMVTAEFLVNIFIPNTPLHDGAVIIRGDRVAAAACFLPLSENPDLSKELGTRHRAGIGVTEVSDALAVIVSEETGAISLAVEGNIDRTLDESTLKQKLTDALEPGPQSSLSAIFRRNES is encoded by the coding sequence TTGCTGGAACAACTGAAGGCGCTGAACCTTGACATTTTAAATATCTACAGTGTAATCGACATTCTGCTGGTTACCTTTGTTTTATACCGCTTTATGCGGATTATTCAGGGAACCCGGGCGGTTCAGTTAATCAAGGGGCTGGTGGTTCTTCTGGTGGCCACCACCGTCAGCAACTGGCTGCACCTGTACACCATCAACTGGCTGCTTAGACAGGTTATGTCCGCTCTGGTGGTGGCGCTGCCCATCGTTTTCTATCCGGAACTGCGGCGGGCCTTGGAAACCCTGGGCCGGGGAAAATTTTTTGCCAGCACCATGAGCACCCTGAAGGAAGAAGACCGCAGCCGCATGATTAATGAAGTGGTCCGGTCGGTTCAGGTGTTAACAAAAAATAAAATGGGTGCTCTGATTATTATCGAAAGAATTACCGGCCTGGAGGAACACATTGGTTCCGGCGTCCGGATTGACGGGATGGTTACGGCGGAATTCCTGGTTAACATCTTCATTCCCAACACCCCCCTGCATGACGGGGCGGTGATTATCCGGGGAGACCGGGTGGCTGCGGCGGCCTGTTTTCTACCCTTGTCCGAAAACCCCGATTTAAGCAAGGAACTGGGTACCCGCCACCGGGCCGGTATCGGAGTGACGGAAGTATCCGACGCCCTGGCGGTGATTGTTTCCGAGGAGACCGGCGCCATCTCGCTGGCTGTGGAAGGAAATATTGACCGCACCCTGGATGAGTCCACCCTGAAGCAAAAACTAACCGACGCCCTGGAACCGGGACCCCAAAGCTCGCTGAGCGCGATATTTAGGAGGAACGAGTCATGA